The following are encoded together in the Terriglobia bacterium genome:
- a CDS encoding DUF4870 domain-containing protein: MATASGPYLPQPNSDERTMAVLAHALQLVGGWIAPLIIFLVKKDSLFVRFHALQALMLHIVYLLCAMVFGVVLFVTIFSTVLMHAGDKSAQPPAAIFILFPFMWLFIMGGWVAMLVMSVVFAIKAGNGEWAEYPVLGPLARRFLKMNAPVQTSVQGL, encoded by the coding sequence ATGGCTACCGCATCGGGGCCTTACCTGCCGCAGCCCAACTCCGACGAACGCACCATGGCCGTCCTGGCCCACGCCCTGCAACTGGTGGGCGGATGGATTGCCCCGCTGATCATCTTCCTGGTCAAGAAAGACTCCCTTTTTGTCCGCTTTCACGCGCTCCAGGCCTTGATGCTGCACATCGTTTACCTGTTGTGCGCGATGGTGTTTGGTGTCGTGTTGTTTGTGACCATCTTCAGCACCGTGCTCATGCATGCCGGAGATAAGTCGGCCCAACCTCCAGCCGCAATCTTCATCTTGTTCCCGTTCATGTGGCTCTTCATCATGGGAGGCTGGGTAGCGATGCTCGTGATGTCCGTTGTCTTCGCCATCAAAGCCGGGAACGGGGAGTGGGCAGAGTATCCAGTCCTGGGTCCCCTGGCCCGCAGATTTCTAAAGATGAACGCGCCCGTGCAAACCAGCGTGCAAGGACTCTAA
- a CDS encoding ribbon-helix-helix domain-containing protein, whose product MRTTKTLSITLPPEMLSRAEDMARKENRTMSELIREALRHYERQRWWEETNSYGRARAQELGIRENDVERLTHEARREKARKPRQK is encoded by the coding sequence ATGCGAACTACGAAGACCCTGTCCATTACGCTGCCCCCCGAAATGCTCTCGCGTGCGGAAGACATGGCCAGGAAGGAAAACCGGACCATGAGCGAGCTGATACGCGAGGCGCTCCGGCACTACGAGCGGCAACGCTGGTGGGAGGAAACAAACTCGTACGGCAGGGCGCGCGCCCAAGAGCTAGGAATCCGTGAAAACGACGTGGAGCGCCTGACCCACGAGGCACGACGCGAGAAAGCCCGTAAGCCGCGACAGAAATGA